In Pseudomonas fluorescens, one genomic interval encodes:
- a CDS encoding YceK/YidQ family lipoprotein, which produces MRIQAVMLTLLMLGGCGTVQTVVLSDKASVDQLKTKKSYCGAVPRIYSGATYDFCMLHAEKPDDVDAFNYNNASLGLVVDAAVSGVLDTFLLPYTIYKQQADGSMVIN; this is translated from the coding sequence ATGAGAATTCAGGCAGTGATGCTGACGCTGTTGATGCTCGGCGGGTGCGGGACGGTGCAGACCGTCGTGCTTAGCGACAAGGCTTCCGTGGACCAGCTGAAGACCAAGAAAAGCTACTGCGGCGCTGTTCCGCGCATTTACAGCGGTGCAACCTACGACTTCTGCATGCTGCACGCCGAAAAGCCGGATGACGTCGACGCGTTCAATTACAACAACGCCTCCCTTGGCCTGGTGGTCGATGCAGCAGTCTCAGGTGTGCTGGACACATTCTTGCTGCCCTACACGATTTACAAGCAACAGGCCGATGGCAGCATGGTGATCAACTGA
- a CDS encoding Lrp/AsnC family transcriptional regulator has protein sequence MTDDIDQILISALMDDSRRSLKALAQISGLSSPSVAERLRRLEERGVLKGYTVEIDPKCFGYQLQAIVRVRPLPGQLQEVERQIMSIPEFTECDKVTGEDCFIARLHVRSMEQLDTLLDRLNTLAETNTAIVKKTPVKRRLPPMA, from the coding sequence ATGACCGACGATATCGACCAGATCCTCATCAGCGCCTTGATGGACGACTCGCGTCGCTCGCTCAAGGCATTGGCGCAAATCAGCGGCCTGTCCTCACCCAGCGTGGCCGAACGCCTGCGCCGCCTGGAGGAGCGCGGCGTGCTCAAGGGCTATACCGTCGAGATCGACCCCAAATGCTTCGGCTATCAGCTCCAGGCGATCGTCCGGGTGCGACCACTGCCGGGGCAATTGCAGGAGGTGGAGCGGCAAATCATGTCGATCCCGGAGTTCACCGAGTGCGACAAGGTCACCGGGGAAGATTGCTTCATCGCACGCCTGCACGTGCGCTCGATGGAACAGCTGGACACCCTGCTCGACCGCCTTAATACGCTGGCCGAAACCAACACCGCGATCGTCAAGAAAACCCCGGTCAAGCGCCGTTTACCGCCGATGGCGTGA
- a CDS encoding DMT family transporter, producing the protein MDNTIRRGSLEMTAAMLISGTIGWFVLVSGQPVLDVVFWRCVFGAGTLLLICAAFGFLRPGILTRTTFLLAVLSGVAIVGNWVLLFGSYSRASIAIGTAIYNVQPFMLVGLAALFLGEKITLQKLFWLAISFLGMLAIVSAHGGQGEGGSEYLLGIALALGAALLYAMAALIIKRLTGTPPHLIALIQVCTGVLLLAPFAHFNGLPQTNGAWASLVTLGIVHTGLMYVLLYGAIQKLPTALTGALSFIYPIAAIFVDWFAFGHRLQILQWIGVAAILLAAAGMQQGWGLKARRQLKSV; encoded by the coding sequence ATGGACAACACAATACGCCGTGGTTCATTGGAAATGACCGCCGCCATGCTGATTTCCGGGACCATCGGCTGGTTCGTGCTGGTGTCCGGGCAACCGGTGCTGGATGTGGTGTTCTGGCGTTGCGTGTTCGGCGCCGGCACCTTGCTGCTGATATGCGCGGCGTTCGGCTTCTTGCGTCCGGGCATTCTGACCCGCACCACGTTCCTGCTCGCGGTGCTCAGTGGGGTGGCGATTGTCGGCAACTGGGTGTTGTTGTTCGGCTCGTATTCCCGCGCCTCGATTGCCATCGGCACAGCGATCTACAACGTGCAGCCGTTCATGCTGGTCGGTTTGGCGGCGCTGTTTCTCGGCGAGAAAATCACCTTGCAAAAGCTGTTCTGGCTGGCGATTTCCTTTCTCGGCATGCTGGCGATCGTCAGTGCCCATGGCGGGCAGGGCGAGGGCGGTAGCGAATATCTGCTGGGGATTGCGCTGGCGTTGGGGGCGGCGTTGCTCTACGCGATGGCGGCGCTGATCATCAAGCGCCTGACCGGCACGCCGCCGCATCTGATCGCGCTGATCCAGGTCTGCACCGGAGTGCTGTTGCTCGCGCCGTTCGCGCACTTCAACGGCCTGCCGCAAACCAACGGAGCCTGGGCCAGTCTGGTGACGCTGGGCATCGTCCACACCGGCCTGATGTACGTGCTGCTGTACGGCGCGATCCAGAAACTGCCGACTGCCCTGACCGGTGCGCTGTCCTTCATCTACCCGATTGCGGCGATTTTCGTCGACTGGTTCGCCTTCGGCCATCGCCTGCAGATCCTGCAATGGATCGGGGTGGCAGCAATTCTGCTGGCCGCCGCCGGGATGCAACAGGGCTGGGGCCTGAAAGCCCGGCGCCAGCTCAAATCGGTTTGA